One window from the genome of Osmerus eperlanus chromosome 3, fOsmEpe2.1, whole genome shotgun sequence encodes:
- the stx19 gene encoding syntaxin-19, translating to MRDRLAELRQRAQEFRQAGSEKDHSPFPGEDETEDPGLGVMAPQAVMFEEEPVLENFLSEAQHIRDNLTELETEVLKFSQQQKSLVATMRRFSVMKKESGVTRDIKLQAESLHRRLEALSKQAERTEAQHGPAAAVTRIQQSQNAALHRRFQQVMRQYNDSLLTKQERCKHFIVRQLEVSGRVVTEEEVDEMVATGKWDVFNENLLNDAKITRTQLSEIEQRHKELLNLESNMKELKELFMDVFLLVEEQGGYIDHIQTNVEKTQDYVVVTNEKFKLAARYKKKNPLRQLCCCCCPPWKCCL from the exons ATGAGGGACCGTCTGGCAGAGCTTCGCCAGAGGGCCCAGGAGTTCCGACAGGCTGGCAGTGAGAAGGACCACAGCCCGTTCCCAGGGGAGGACGAAACAGAGGACCCAGGGCTCGGGGTCATGGCTCCCCAGGCGGTAATGTTCGAAGAGGAACCCGTCCTGGAAAACTTCCTGTCCGAGGCCCAGCACATCCGTGACAACCTCACCGAGCTGGAGACGGAA gtGCTGAAGTTCAGCCAGCAGCAGAAGAGCCTGGTGGCCACCATGCGTCGCTTCAGTGTGATGAAGAAGGAGAGCGGTGTGACACGGGACATCAAGCTGCAGGCTGAGAGTCTACATCGACGTCTAGAAGCCCTCTCCAAGCAGGCAGAACGCACAGAGGCACAGCACGGGCCGGCTGCAGCCGTGACACGAATCCAACAGTCCCAAAATGCAGCACTGCATAGACGCTTCCAACAG GTGATGCGCCAGTACAACGACAGCCTGCTGACCAAGCAGGAGCGGTGTAAACACTTCATCGTTCGGCAGCTGGAGGTGTCTGGACGTGTGGTCACTGAGGAGGAAGTAGATGAAATGGTCGCTACGGGGAAGTGGGATGTCTTCAACGAGAATTTGCTGAACGATGCCAAGATAACCAGAACACAGCTGTCTGAAATCGAACAACGTCATAAG GAGCTACTGAACCTGGAGAGCAAcatgaaggagctgaaggagctgTTCATGGATGTGTTCCtgctggtggaggagcaggggggctaCATCGACCACATCCAGACCAACGTAGAGAAGACCCAGGACTACGTGGTGGTCACCAATGAGAAGTTCAAGCTGGCCGCCAGGTACAAGAAGAAGAACCCACTGAGgcagctctgctgctgctgttgtccaCCCTGGAAGTGCTGCCTGTAG